CTCGACTACGAAACGCTGATGGCCGCGCTCCTGCATGACGTGATCGAAGATACCCCCGCCACCTATCAGGACATGGAACAGCTTTTCGGTAAAAGCGTTGCCGAACTGGTAGAGGGGGTGTCGAAACTTGATAAGCTCAAGTTCCGCGATAAGAAAGAGGCCCAGGCCGAAAACTTTCGCAAAATGATTATGGCGATGGTGCAGGATATCCGCGTCATCCTCATTAAGCTTGCTGACCGTACCCATAACATGCGCACGCTGGGCTCACTTCGTCCGGATAAACGTCGTCGCATTGCCCGTGAAACCCTCGAAATCTACAGCCCGCTGGCGCACCGTTTAGGTATTCATCACATTAAAACCGAGCTGGAAGAGCTGGGTTTTGAAGCGCTGTATCCCAATCGTTACCGCGTCATCAAAGAAGTGGTGAAAGCGGCGCGCGGCAACCGTAAAGAGATGATCCAAAAAATCCTCTCTGAAATCGAAGGGCGTTTGCAGGAAGCGGGAATTCCGTGTCGCGTTAGCGGTCGCGAGAAACATCTCTATTCCATCTACTGCAAGATGGTGCTCAAAGAGCAACGGTTTCACTCGATCATGGATATCTATGCGTTTCGCGTTATCGTCCATGACTCCGACACCTGCTATCGTGTGCTCGGCCAGATGCACAGCCTTTATAAACCACGTCCGGGGCGTGTGAAGGACTACATCGCCATTCCGAAAGCGAATGGCTACCAGTCTTTACACACCTCGATGATTGGCCCCCACGGCGTTCCTGTTGAAGTCCAGATTCGTACCGAAGATATGGATCAGATGGCAGAGATGGGGGTCGCGGCGCACTGGGCCTATAAAGAGCACGGTGAAACCAGCACCACGGCGCAGATCCGCGCCCAGCGCTGGATGCAAAGCCTACTTGAGCTGCAACAGAGCGCCGGTAGTTCGTTTGAATTTATCGAAAGCGTAAAATCCGATCTCTTTCCGGATGAAATTTACGTTTTCACCCCGGAAGGACGCATTGTTGAACTGCCCGCCGGCGCCACGCCGGTGGATTTCGCCTATGCTGTGCATACCGACATCGGTCACGCCTGCGTTGGCGCGCGTGTCGACCGCCAGCCTTATCCGCTATCGCAGCCACTTAGCAGCGGTCAGACCGTCGAAATTATTACCGCGCCGGGCGCCCGACCAAACGCCGCATGGCTCAATTTTGTCGTCAGTTCCAAAGCGCGCGCTAAGATTCGCCAGTTGTTGAAAAACCTCAAACGTGATGATTCCGTAAGCCTGGGGCGCCGTCTGCTTAACCATGCTTTAGGCGGCAGCCGTAAGCTGGCGGAAATTCCGCAGGAAAATATCCAGCGCGAGCTGGATCGTATGAAGCTGGCAACACTTGACGATCTGCTGGCGGAAATCGGTCTCGGCAACGCGATGAGCGTAGTGGTCGCGAAAAATCTGCAGCAAGGCGAAGCCGTGGTGCCGACCGTTGCGCAATCGAATCATGGCCACCTGCCGATTAAAGGCGCGGATGGCGTACTGATCACCTTTGCCAAGTGTTGTCGTCCAATACCTGGAGACCCGATCATCGCTCACGTCAGTCCAGGTAAAGGGCTGGTGATCCACCATGAATCCTGCCGTAATATCCGTGGCTACCAGAAAGAGCCAGAGAAATTTATGGCGGTCGAGTGGGACAAAGAGACGGAGCAGGAATTCATTACCGAAATCAAGGTGGAAATGTTTAACCATCAGGGCGCTCTGGCTAACCTGACAGCGGCGATTAATACTACCACCTCCAATATTCAGAGCCTGAATACTGAAGAGAAAGATGGTCGCGTCTATAGCACCTTTATTCGCCTTACCGCGCGCGATCGCGTACACCTGGCGAATATCATGCGCAAAATCCGCGTGATGCCAGACGTCATTAAAGTCACCCGAAACCGAAACTAATTTTTTATACAAAATCATTCGCCTTGTTCAAGGCGGCAAGCGAATGACAAATCTGCCGGGAGCAGATTTGAACGCTGCTTGTAGCGGCCCTGTAAGGGGCGAGGTCCAGGGAGGGCCGAGTAATCCGCAGCGACTACAGAGGCAATTTGAAGGATGAAGTGTAAATGAATGCACAACGTTATGCGCGGATATGTGAAATGCTCGCCAGGCGTCAGCCCGATCTGACGGTCTGCATGGAGCAAGTCCACAAACCTCATAACGTTTCTGCCATCATTCGTACCGCAGATGCCGTTGGTGTCCATGAAGTCCATGCTGTCTGGCCAGGTAGCCGTATGCGTACCATGGCCTCGGCGGCGGCGGGCAGTAACAGCTGGGTCCAGGTAAAAACGCACCGCACCATTAGCGATGCAGTAGCACATTTGAAAGGACGGGAAATGCAGGTTCTGGCGACCCATCTTTCTGACAAGGCCGTGGATTTTCGCGAAATAGATTATACGCGCCCGACCTGTATTCTGATGGGGCAGGAAAAAACCGGTATTACTCAGGAAGCATTAAACCTGGCGGATCAGGATATCATTATCCCCATGATCGGTATGGTGCAGTCGCTGAATGTTTCCGTCGCCTCCGCGCTCATTCTTTATGAAGCCCAGCGCCAGCGGCAAAACGCAGGCATGTACCTGCGTGAAAACAGCATGTTGCCGGAAGCTGAACAGCAGCGTTTGCTGTTTGAAGGCGGCTATCCGGTGCTGGCGAAAGTCGCTAAACGTAAAGGTCTGCCCTATCCCCTGGTGAACCAGCGAGGCGAAATCGAAGCCGATGCTGACTGGTGGGCGACGATGCAGGCGGCAGGATAAGCGCCATGTCGGGCCGCTTGTTAGACGCTGTCCCGCTCAGTACGCTAACGGGTGTTGGCGCGGCGCAGAGCGGCAAACTGGCGAAAATCGGCCTGCATACCGTTCAGGATCTCCTGTTACACCTTCCCCTGCGTTACGAAGACCGAACGCATCTCTACCCCATTGGCGAGCTACTGCCGGGCATCTACGCCACCGTTGAAGGTGAAGTACTGAACTGTAACGTCACTTTCGGCGGTCGTCGGATGATGACCTGCCAAATCAGCGACGGCTCCGGTATTCTCACCATGCGCTTTTTCAACTTTAGCGCGGCCATGAAAAACAGTCTGGCGACGGGGCGACGCGTGCTGGCCTACGGCGAAGCGAAGCGTGGCAAATACGGCGCAGAGATGATCCACCCGGAATACCGCGTACAGGGCGATCTCAGCACGCCGGTACTTCAGGAAACGCTCACCCCCGTCTATCCAACCACCGAGGGTGTGAAACAAGCGACACTACGTAAGCTCACCGATCAGGCGCTGGAACTGCTCGGCACGTGCGCCATTGCCGAACTACTGCCACCGGAACTGGCGCAAGGCATGATGAGCCTGCCGGAGGCGTTACGTACGCTGCATCGCCCGCCGCCAACGCTCCAGCTCGCCGATTTAGAAACCGGCAAACATCCGGCGCAGCGGCGCCTGATTCTTGAAGAGCTGCTGGCGCACAATCTCAGTATGCTGGCGCTTCGCGCAGGCGCGCAGCGTTATCATGCTCAGCCGCTGAGTACCAATGACACCTTAAAACATCAACTGTTAGCGTCATTACCCTTTAAACCCACCAGCGCACAGGCACGGGTCGTAGCAGAGATCGAACGCGATATGGCGCTTGACGTCCCCATGATGCGTCTGGTTCAGGGCGACGTGGGGTCTGGTAAAACGTTGGTTGCCGCACTTGCCGCCTTACGCGCTATTGCCCACGGTAAACAGGTCGCGTTGATGGCGCCGACCGAACTGCTGGCAGAACAACATGCGAATAACTTCCGTAACTGGTTTGCTCCGCTCGGGATTGAAGTCGGCTGGCTGGCCGGTAAGCAAAAAGGTAAAGCGCGAGTGGCACAGCAAGAAGCTATCGTCAACGGACAGGTGCAAATGGTCGTGGGCACGCACGCTATTTTCCAGGAACAGGTACAGTTTAACGGCCTGGCGCTGGTTATTATCGACGAACAACACCGCTTCGGCGTTCATCAGCGTCTGGCATTATGGGAAAAAGGCCAGCAGCAGGGCTTTCATCCACACCAGTTGATCATGACCGCAACGCCCATTCCGCGTACCCTGGCAATGACGGCTTATGCCGACCTGGATACCTCGGTGATTGATGAACTGCCGCCGGGCCGTACACCGGTCACCACCGTTGCCATTCCGGACACTCGCCGCCATGAAATTATTGACCGCGTGCGCAACGCCTGTACAACCGAAGGCAGACAGGCCTACTGGGTATGTACGCTGATTGAAGAATCCGACCTGCTGGAAGCACAGGCGGCGGAAGCGACCCGGGAAGAGCTCAAGCTGGCGCTGCCGGAGTTAAATATCGGTCTGGTACATGGGCGCATGAAACCGGCAGAGAAACAGGCGGTGATGGCCGCCTTTAAGCAGGGTGAATTGCATTTACTGGTCGCGACGACCGTGATTGAGGTCGGCGTTGACGTACCGAACGCCAGCCTGATGATCATTGAAAACCCGGAACGTCTGGGGTTGGCTCAACTTCACCAGCTCAGAGGCCGCGTCGGGCGCGGCGCGGTTGCCTCTCACTGCGTACTGCTTTACAAATCCCCGCTGTCAAAAACCGCACAAAAACGGCTTCAGGTTCTGCGTGACAGCAATGACGGCTTTGTGATTGCGCAAAAGGATCTGGAGATTCGCGGCCCGGGGGAACTACTGGGTACTCGCCAGACGGGAAATGCTGAATTTAAAGTTGCTGACTTACTGCGTGATCAGGCCATTATTCCGGAAGTTCAGCGCATCGCGCGCCACATTCATGAACGTTACCCACGACAGGCAGCGGCGCTGATTGAACGCTGGATGCCAGAAACAGAACGCTATTCTAACGCCTGATAAGCGCGGCGGTTTTGAAGCCGCCGCACAGATGATTATTGCGCAAAAATCGGTAACAGCAGATACAGCTTAATCACCAGCGCATTGACGATATCAATAAAGAACGCACCGACCATCGGTACCACCAGAAACGCCATATGCGAGGGTCCAAAGCGGTCGGTAATCGCCTGCATATTGGCAATTGCGGTTGGTGTTGCACCCAGACCAAAGCCACAATGACCGGCCGCCAGCACTGCCGCATCGTAGTTTTTCCCCATCATACGCCAGGTGACGAAGATGGCGTACAGCGCCATGAATACTGTCTGTACCACCAGAATCGCCAGCATTGGCAGCGCCAGAGAGGCCAGCTCCCAGAGTTTCAGGCTCATCAGTGCCATGGCCAGGAATAGTGACAGGCTGACGTTACCCAATACCGAAACGGCACGTTCAAACACGCGATAAAAGCCCGCCAGCGCCAGACCATTACTGAGGATCACCCCAACAAACAGCACACAAACGAAGACAGGAAGTTCAAGCACCGTACCGGCCAGTAGCTGCGCTACGATTTTGCCAACGGTCAGGCAGATAGCAATCAGGGCAATGGTTTCAATCAGCACCAGAGAGGTGATCATACGACCTACATCCGGCTTTTCAAAGGCCGTCGGCACAGCCTGATCATCAGGCATTCCATCCGGTGTTGTAGAATGTTTTACCAGATAACGGGCGACCGGGCCGCCAATCAACCCGCCCAGTACCAGACCAAAGGTCGCACATGCCATCGCAACTTCAGTGGCATTGGTAAAGCCGTAACGCTCAATAAACAGCTTACTCCACGCCGCACCGGTACCATGACCACCGGAAAGCGTAATTGACCCGGCAATCAGTCCCATTAACGGGTCCAGCCCCAGCAAGCTTGCCATGCCAATACCAATGGCGTTCTGCATCAACAGTAAGCCGACCACGACGATCAGAAAGACCCCAACGACGCGCCCCCCTTTCCGTAGGCTGGCAAGGTTGGCGTTAAGGCCAATCGTTGCGAAAAACGCCAGCATTAGCGGGTCGCGCAGCGTCATATCGAAATTCACTTCCCAGCCGACACTTTTTTTCAGCACCAGCAGAGCAATCGCCACCAGTAGCCCACCAGCCACCGGTTCCGGAATCGTATATTTCTTCAGTAAGGAGACCGACTGGACCAGCTTGCGCCCCAGTAGCAGCACCAGCGTTGCGGCGACAAGGGTCGATAAGGTATCGAGTTCAAACATTTAACGCTCCTGTAGTACGCTTTGACATGTGCGCACAAATCATTTCCTGAGTCAGTTTTTTAGCTCTTTGTGAGTTGTCGGCATGGATTTTAAGCAGAAAAAGGCAAAAAGTTATATAAAAAGGTGCATTTATCTTTTTTAAATATTAAGAATATTCGCTAGCAATCGTTTGCTTTTGCTATCCGGTCAGATAAAATCACCGCTTTTCCACCATGAGAATGCCCTGATGTCCGTGAACGCCATCGAGCCGACAGATGCGCAACCGGTTGCGCAGACGCAAAACAGCGAGTTGATTTATCGTCTTGAAGATCGCCCGCCGCTCCCTCAAACTCTTTTTGCCGCCTGTCAGCATCTACTGGCGATGTTTGTCGCCGTCATCACGCCTGCGCTGTTAATCTGCCAGGCGTTGGGTTTACCAGCGCAGGATACACAGCACATCATTAGCATGTCGCTATTCGCCTCCGGCGTAGCCTCTATGATTCAAATTAAAGCGTGGGGGCCGGTAGGTTCGGGGCTGTTATCCATCCAGGGGACCAGTTTTAACTTTGTCGCCCCACTGATTATGGGCGGTACCGCGCTGAAAACCGGCGGCGCGGACGTACCGACAATGATGGCGGCGCTGTTCGGCACGCTGATGCTGGCAAGCTGCACCGAGATGGTACTCTCCCGGATTTTACATCTGGCGCGCCGGATTATCACGCCATTAGTTTCCGGCGTAGTCGTGATGATTATTGGCTTGTCGCTGATCCAGGTGGGGTTAACATCCATCGGCGGCGGCTATGCCGCTATGAGCGATAACACCTTTGGCGCACCGAAAAACCTGCTGCTGGCCGGCGTCGTCCTGGCCATTATTATCCTGCTGAATCGGCAGCGTAATCCCTACCTGCGGGTGGCTTCTTTGGTTATTGCCATGGCGGCAGGCTATCTTCTGGCCTGGTTTATGGGCATGTTGCCTGAGAATAACGCGCCAGTCTCACAGGACATCCTGATGGTGCCGACCCCGCTGTATTATGGTCTGGGCATTGACTGGAACCTGTTACTGCCGTTGATGCTGGTCTTTATGATTACCTCGCTGGAGACTATCGGCGATATCACCGCCACCTCTGATGTCTCCGAGCAGCCGGTATCCGGCCCCTTGTACATGAAACGGCTAAAGGGCGGCGTGCTGGCTAACGGTCTTAACTCGTTTGTGTCTGCGGTCTTTAATACGTTCCCGAACTCCTGCTTCGGGCAGAATAACGGCGTGATTCAGTTGACCGGCGTCGCCAGTCGCTATGTCGGTTTTGTTGTCGCGCTGATGCTGATTGTGCTCGGCCTGTTCCCGGCGGTAAGCGGTTTTGTACAGCATATTCCGGAACCGGTGCTGGGTGGCGCTACGCTGGTGATGTTTGGCACTATTGCCGCCTCCGGGGTACGTATTGTCTCTCGCGAGCCATTGAACCGCCGTGCAATTCTGATTATCGCTCTGTCGCTGGCCGTAGGGCTTGGCGTCTCTCAACAGCCGCAAATTCTGCAGTTCGCGCCGGAATGGGTGAAAAATTTACTCTCATCCGGGATTGCCGCTGGCGGTATCACGGCCATTGTTCTGAATCTGGTACTCCCGCCAGAAAAACCGTAAACACTATACAGCGGCGACCCGCTTTGCCGCCGCTGTAACGCTCTTTCACCATTCCTGTCTTGAGGATTGCACGTAAATCGTGCATAAAACCCCTATGTGCATTTCACGGGATGGAAGACCATGAAATTGATCGGGAAGGTACTTCTCTACGTGCTGGTCACCTGCTTAGTGGTGATTTTCGGCTTTTATTTTCTGTTGCAAACGCGCTGGGGCGCGGATCAGGTTAGCAACTGGGTATCAGAGAACAGCAGTTATCACTTGACGTTCGACGTGATGGATCACCATTTTTCCGCCCCATCTCATCTTTTGCTTGAGAATGTGACCTTTGGCCGGGATGGCCAGCCTGCCACTTTGGTCGCCAAAACCGTGGATATTGGCCTGAGCATTCGCCAGTTAACTGCACCTCTGCATGTCGACACAATTCTATTGCAGGACGGCACGCTGAATATTTCAGTGCAAACCGCGCCCTTCCCGTTTGAGGCCGACCGTCTGCAACTTCGTAATATGGCTCTGAATAGTCCCGGCAGTGAATGGCGATTAAGCGCCCAGCGCGTTAACGGCGGCATTATGCCCTGGCGACCAGAAGCCGGACAGGTATTAGGTAATCAAGCACAGGTTCAACTAAGCGCGGGGTCGCTGACCTTAAACGATGTTCCCGCCACCAATGTGCTTATTGAGGGCAGTATCGACCATAATCAGGTGATGTTAAACACAGTTGGCGCTGATATGGCGCGTGGAGCGCTAACCGGCGTTGCCCGGCGTAATGCTGACGGGAGTTGGGTTGTTGAAAACCTGCGGCTGAATGATATTCGGCTACAAAGCGATAAATCCCTGAGCGAGTTCTTTGCGCCGCTGACCACGATTCCCTCCTTACAGATTGGCCGTCTTGAAGTGACGGACGCCAGCCTGCAAGGACCAGACTGGGCCGTCACCGATCTTGATCTGAGTTTGCGCAATCTGACTCTGCACAAAGAAGACTGGCAAAGTCAGGAAGGTAAATTATCGATGAACGCCAGCGAGTTTATTTATGGCTCGCTGCACTTTCTCGATCCCATTCTGAACGCTGAGTTTTCTCCACAGGGCGTGGCATTGCGTCAGTTCACCACCCGCTGGGAAGGCGGTATGGTCAGAACCTCCGGCGCCTGGTTACGTGAGGGTAAAGCACTCATCCTTGACGATACCGCTATCGCTGGTTTGGAGTATACGCTGCCGGAAAACTGGAAGCAGTTATGGATGAAACCGTTGCCCGGTTGGTTGAACAGCCTGACGCTGAAAAAATTCAGCGCCAGCCGTAATCTGATAATTGATATCGATCCGGCCTTTCCGTGGCAAATTACCGCCCTGGACGGATACGGTGCGAACCTGGGCCTGGTGCAGAATCATCAGTGGGGTGTATGGAGTGGAAACGCGACGCTTAATGCCGCAGCGGCGACCTTTAACCGTGTAGACGTGCGCCGACCGTCGCTGTCGTTGACGGCCAATGCCAGTACGGTCAACATCAGCGATCTGAGTGCGTTTACCGGGAAAGGAATACTGGAAGCCACCGCCAGCATATCGCAACTTCCGCAGCGTCAGACGCAGATCAGCCTGAACGCACGCGGCGTACCGATGGACGTATTGCAACAATGGGGATGGCCGGCCCTGCCGATGAGCGGTGATGGCAATATTCAACTCACCGCCAGCGGCAATATTCAGGCCGATGCGCCGTTAAAGCCTACGGTAAACGGACAATTACACGCGGTGAACGCGCAGAAACAGCAGGTGACGCAAACGATGCTGGCGGGCGTAGTGTCCAGTGGGGACGTTACTGCGCCGCCTGCACAATAACAACAGATGGCCCGGAGGCGCTAACGCTTACCGGGCCATCTGTAAACCGGATAAGCGCAACACCATCCGGCAATGCCGACTTAAAGCGTAATCACCAGCGTATTCCCTTGCGGCGTGACTACCACGCCCTGTTCGCTCCCCGCATATGAACCGCATTTGATACCACTAATCTGAGCCACATTACGCAAACACAACGTCCAGTTGCGCGCTTCACCTTCGCCGCTCACCGTAATAGTGTTGCCGCTACGTTTCGCCTTCAGCGTAAAGATCGTTGAGCCATCCGCCGCTGGCACTTCACACACCGCTTCGCGTCCGTCTTCCAGATGGAAGAGCTGGAACGCAGTGCCCTCATGCCAGGCATAATCGGGCTTCTGGCTATTATTCCCCAACGCCAGCAGCGTGTTGTCACGCACGTATACCGGCAGGCTCAGGAAGTCATGCTGCTGTTTATGCCAGCGGCTACCCTGCACTTCATCATTGCGCCACAGGTGCGTCCAGCACCCCTGTGGCAGATAAAACTGCACGTCGCCCGCTTCAGAGAACACCGGCGCAACCATCACCGCATCACCCAGCATGTACTGGCGGTCAAGATAATCGCACGCCGGATCGTCCGGGAACTCCAGCATCATTGCACGCATCATCGGCGTTCCCTGCACGTTAGCGAGTGCCGCCTGCCGATACAGATACGGCATCATCCGGCATTTCTGCTCAGTAAAGTAGCGCACTACATCGCAGGACTCGTCATCATAGGCCCACGGCACCCGGTAGGATTTGCTGCCATGCAGACGACTGTGGCTGGAGAGCAGCCCGAACGCGCACCAACGTTTGTAAACGTGCGCTGGCGCGGTGTTCTCAAATCCACCGATATCATGGCTCCAGAAGCCAAAACCAGACAGCCCAATGGATAGCCCGCCGCGCAGGCTTTCCGCCATCGACTCATAGTTGGCGTAGCAGTCACCGCCCCAGTGCACCGGGAACTGTTGCGCACCCACCGAGGCGGAACGGGCAAATAACACCGCCTCTTCAACGCCTACGGCCTCTTTCAGCACGTTCCATACCAGTTCGTTGTAGATGTAGGCATAATGGTTGTGCATTTTCTGCGGATCGGAGCCATCGAACCACTTCACATCCGTCGGGATTCGCTCGCCAAAGTCGGTTTTAAAGCAGTCGACGCCGATATCCACCAGCCCTTTCAGCTTGTTGGCATACCACCGGCAGGCTTCCGGGTTAGTAAAGTCATAAATCGCCAGTCCGGGCTGCCATTTATCCCATTGCCAGAGGGAACCATCCGGGCGCTTAAGCAAATACCCCTTCTCTTTCAATTCATTAAAAACAGGCGATTTTTGCCCAATATACGGGTTAATCCATACGCAGACTTTAAGCCCTTTTTTCTTCAGCCGGCGGATCATGCCTTCTGGATCGGGGAAGGTCACCGGGTCCCATTCAAAATCACACCACTGGAAGGCCTTCATCCAAAAACAGTCGAAGTGGAAGACATGCAACGGCAAATTGCGCTCGGCCATGCCGTCAATAAAGCGGTTGACCGTCGCTTCGTCATAGTTGGTGGTAAACGAGGTGGTCAGCCACAGACCAAACGACCAGGCAGGCGGCAGCGCCGGGCGACCAGTGAAGCGGGTGTAGCGGTTAAGCACCTCTTTTGGTGTCGGGCCGTCGATGACGAAGTATTCCAGATATTCGCCCTCAACGCTGAACTGCACTTTGGAGACTTTCTCAGAGCCAATTTCAAACGACACGCACTGCGGATGATTCACCAGCACGCCGTAGCCGCGATTAGTCAGATAAAACGGAATATTCTTGTACGATTGTTCAGTACTGGTGCCGCCATCGCGGTTCCAGGTTTCGACGGTCTGACCGTTACGCACCAGCGCGGTAAAGCGCTCGCCCAGCCCGTAGACGGTTTCTCCTACCCCCAGATCCAGACGTTCGAACATATAGTTGCGACCGCTGTTGGCATCCTGTACGTAACCGTTATTTTTCAACTGGCTGCCGGTAATACGCTCACCGTTGCGCAGAAAATCCAGTGACCAGAGTTCGCCTTTGGTCACACGAACGCTCAGGTTGCCGCTTTTCAGCTCGGCAAACCCGGCGTTGTTCTGTATCTCGACCTGCACGTCCTGTAATACGTTCAGCGGATAATGCGGGCCGTTATCCAGCGCGCCCTGAAAATGTTCCATTCGTACGCCAATCACCCCTTCCTGCGGGGAGAAAAAGCGCAGCGTAAACAGCGGAGTATCTAACTGCCAGGTCCGTTCACGCACGTCGCGCGGCGCGGCATAGACCACCATCTCATTACCCTGCTGTTCCACGTCGAACACCTGAATAGGATGAATGAGAGTAAGGCCAGGCTGGATCAGCCAGTTTCCGTCGCTAATTTTCATGGTCTGTTCCTTTAGTTCTGAATTTCTTTACGCATAAATTGTTGCTCGTTGCGATGGGCGCCCTGCGCCAGCTGTTCCATGATGTTTTTCAGGAATGGCGTTTTCAGGGTGTAGTAGCGTTTGGCGATCACGGCGCTTAGCAGATAGCAGATCGCCGGAACGAGGGTAAACAGCGCGATAATAATGCTGATGGTGGCGCTGTTTTGTGTTTTTGCCGCCGCGTCGTAGCC
The Salmonella bongori NCTC 12419 DNA segment above includes these coding regions:
- the yicI gene encoding alpha-xylosidase, translating into MKISDGNWLIQPGLTLIHPIQVFDVEQQGNEMVVYAAPRDVRERTWQLDTPLFTLRFFSPQEGVIGVRMEHFQGALDNGPHYPLNVLQDVQVEIQNNAGFAELKSGNLSVRVTKGELWSLDFLRNGERITGSQLKNNGYVQDANSGRNYMFERLDLGVGETVYGLGERFTALVRNGQTVETWNRDGGTSTEQSYKNIPFYLTNRGYGVLVNHPQCVSFEIGSEKVSKVQFSVEGEYLEYFVIDGPTPKEVLNRYTRFTGRPALPPAWSFGLWLTTSFTTNYDEATVNRFIDGMAERNLPLHVFHFDCFWMKAFQWCDFEWDPVTFPDPEGMIRRLKKKGLKVCVWINPYIGQKSPVFNELKEKGYLLKRPDGSLWQWDKWQPGLAIYDFTNPEACRWYANKLKGLVDIGVDCFKTDFGERIPTDVKWFDGSDPQKMHNHYAYIYNELVWNVLKEAVGVEEAVLFARSASVGAQQFPVHWGGDCYANYESMAESLRGGLSIGLSGFGFWSHDIGGFENTAPAHVYKRWCAFGLLSSHSRLHGSKSYRVPWAYDDESCDVVRYFTEQKCRMMPYLYRQAALANVQGTPMMRAMMLEFPDDPACDYLDRQYMLGDAVMVAPVFSEAGDVQFYLPQGCWTHLWRNDEVQGSRWHKQQHDFLSLPVYVRDNTLLALGNNSQKPDYAWHEGTAFQLFHLEDGREAVCEVPAADGSTIFTLKAKRSGNTITVSGEGEARNWTLCLRNVAQISGIKCGSYAGSEQGVVVTPQGNTLVITL